In Elaeis guineensis isolate ETL-2024a chromosome 1, EG11, whole genome shotgun sequence, a genomic segment contains:
- the LOC105040094 gene encoding uncharacterized protein: MTTEVVATTLRLDPPPPPRPAGCGGDGCDARDPWPLHHVRHRTVFCRLCTSCVLKYHSGSFCVACFELLDALPLPPPAALPSLVRCSRCPSIAHSACLQEAERGSTYLCPSCSNPESFSYFRVSKDGQQRSFDLTSAKVLLAATRLSVASMSRAAAAARAEAERKVREAALARKRAREMLERVFTLSKMEKEKKKKEANEAVVVPVPEVAETKKKMPKLSSTVAAVVGQKSVQNRDTDRWMKFQEPVATALKPVQGLVDDKSKVTSLTGMHNHANNGDMKGNLGSLSRSGNNVGQRESKERGVLSGTQGAFVKEEDGVVGRC; the protein is encoded by the coding sequence ATGACGACGGAGGTGGTGGCAACGACGCTAAGGCTGGATCCACCACCGCCGCCCCGCCCCGCTGGATGCGGCGGCGACGGCTGCGACGCTCGGGACCCCTGGCCGCTCCACCATGTCCGCCATCGCACCGTCTTCTGCCGCCTCTGCACCTCCTGCGTCCTCAAGTATCACTCTGGATCCTTCTGCGTCGCCTGCTTCGAGCTCCTCGACGCCCTTCCACTGCCGCCGCCGGCAGCGCTGCCCTCCCTTGTACGCTGCTCCAGGTGCCCGTCCATCGCACACTCTGCCTGCCTCCAAGAAGCCGAGCGCGGATCCACCTACCTTTGTCCTAGCTGCTCCAACCCCGAGAGCTTTTCTTACTTTCGCGTTAGCAAGGATGGACAGCAGCGATCGTTTGATCTCACGTCGGCGAAGGTGCTCCTCGCCGCCACCCGGCTGTCGGTGGCCTCCATGAGCAGGGCGGCGGCGGCTGCGAGGGCCGAAGCGGAGAGGAAGGTCAGGGAGGCGGCACTGGCGAGGAAGAGAGCGAGGGAGATGCTGGAGAGGGTCTTTACGCTCTCGAagatggagaaggagaagaagaagaaggaagctaATGAGGCCGTGGTGGTTCCCGTGCCGGAGGTGGCGGAGACAAAGAAGAAGATGCCAAAGCTGAGCAGCACGGTGGCCGCCGTGGTGGGGCAGAAGAGTGTGCAGAACAGGGATACTGATAGGTGGATGAAGTTCCAGGAGCCGGTGGCAACGGCACTGAAGCCAGTTCAAGGTCTTGTAGATGATAAAAGCAAGGTGACTTCTTTAACTGGGATGCATAACCATGCTAATAATGGTGACATGAAGGGCAATTTAGGGAGCCTGTCTCGTTCTGGAAATAATGTTGGCCAAAGGGAGAGCAAGGAAAGGGGAGTTCTTTCAGGTACTCAGGGTGCCTTTGTTAAGGAGGAGGATGGTGTTGTGGGTAGATGCTGA